A genome region from Halorussus pelagicus includes the following:
- a CDS encoding helix-turn-helix domain-containing protein, producing the protein MKYLTLTLRQPRETRHPMQNFIADSPAVDREELLAWNILREEGVEYVLFYVEGEIDPYRAAMDEVESIPEYTLVPIDSRSFYAYVRQETRETDTDFRSVFARRQLLVVPPIEYTGGGHMRFTLVGAPDDLRTLLGDLPERIAADVEEVGDYDRRHGTVAAGLTDRQFEAASVAAEVGYYEVPREGSLADVAAELDCAESTASNLLRKAEASVMCRVVGE; encoded by the coding sequence GTGAAGTACCTCACGCTCACCCTCCGGCAACCGCGAGAGACGCGCCACCCGATGCAGAACTTCATCGCCGACTCCCCGGCGGTGGACCGCGAAGAGTTGCTGGCGTGGAACATCCTCCGCGAGGAGGGCGTCGAGTACGTGCTGTTCTACGTCGAGGGCGAAATCGACCCTTACCGGGCGGCGATGGACGAGGTGGAGTCGATTCCGGAGTACACGCTGGTTCCCATCGACTCGCGGTCGTTCTACGCCTACGTCCGGCAGGAGACCCGCGAGACCGACACTGACTTCCGGTCGGTGTTCGCCCGGCGGCAGTTGCTCGTGGTGCCGCCCATCGAGTACACCGGCGGGGGCCACATGCGGTTCACGCTCGTCGGCGCGCCGGACGACCTGCGGACCCTGCTGGGCGACCTGCCCGAGCGAATCGCGGCCGACGTGGAGGAGGTCGGCGACTACGACCGCAGGCACGGCACCGTCGCGGCCGGACTGACCGACCGACAGTTCGAGGCGGCGTCGGTCGCCGCCGAAGTCGGCTACTACGAGGTGCCACGCGAGGGGTCGCTGGCCGACGTGGCGGCGGAACTCGACTGCGCGGAGAGTACGGCGTCGAACCTGCTCCGGAAGGCCGAGGCGAGCGTGATGTGCCGCGTCGTCGGCGAGTGA